ATCCTATTCTtcttcctcccactccccctcatcatcatcttcatcctcatcatcctctcctacctctccttGTTCCCTTCGCCTGCTGCTCTATTGTCGgagcagtgcatcatgggacatGAGTCCCCTGTGTCACCTGTAGAGATTGGTTGCTTGGACGCGCCCAATGGAAATTAGCGGGGGGattatgcaaatccaaattgaaccgaggagagggtggggtcggccaggggagagtgtgtgtgtgtgtgtgtgtgtgtgtgtgtgtgtgtgtgtgtgtgtgtgtgtgtgtgtgtgtgtgtgtgtgtgtgtgtgtgtgtgtgtgtgtgtgtgtgtgtgtgtgtgtgtgtgtgtacacacaggcATCAGGCCTGCAAATCCAACCCATGCACACATGTAGGAGCCAAGGGtgcggacacgcacacacaaagacacacacagattagaCATACACATTACATTAATCCGTCTGCACACATGTGCAAACATTCAGAGAAATTAACAATTCACTGCTTTTGTTTGAATGCCAAGgagtaggtttgtgtgtgtgtgtgtgtgtgtgtgtgtgtatgtttcaggATTTTGTGTCCATGCGCCTGTTCCACCCTGAGTGCATGCGTGAGCTGATTTCTAATGTGATCATTAGagcagtgacacacacagacacactaggCTTTTGGTATACCAATAGAAAACACTTGTATTGCAGTCAACAGAAGCCATTTTACCATTCGGCCTTCAAAACAATGTGCTATGTTGTTCAATTAACTGTTCCTCCTCAATAACAAGCATTCATCAATGCTGCACAAAAATACACAGCTTGCCAGCCTTTGTAGTGTTAttgcattttatattattagcAGTAGTATTCAAGTTGAAAAGATGATATGAAGAACAGATGTATAAAGATTATACAGAGGAGATGGATATAGGAATAGAAAAATGAAGTAGATATTTACTTACCGTAGTGTGACGACGTGTGTTAACCAGAACAATCTATCATTAAGAAAATGCATCAAGAGATACACAGACAAAAAGGGAAAATGTCAAAAATATGATGACAGTTTTTGGAAAATCTTTGATTAGTGCTGATAATATTTTCTCATAATTAAACTCGTCATCCAGTGGTATTGGATACAAAACATTAAAGGTATTAATCAGTCCTGATACCTAGCTTTTATTGGCTTAACAAAGTATGATAAGAGGCAGTTTGTAAAGAGAAGAGTTGGAGGTTTGAGCTAAACCGTTTGATACCAACCCTCAAATGACCGAATAGTATTTTGAATCCCTAAGCACAGTGTGATGCACATAGTGTGACCATTCTGTCTGGGGCGAAGCTGCAGACAGAGAGTCCTGTCTAACCCATGTCTGTGCGGTGGGATATATATAGCGTGTTTAATAGTGTAGTCAGACTAGAAAGCTTTATAATTGATACAAGTTAATACAAGTTATTCACGTTATATTTCTGTTGTCTATCTATGGCTCAGTGCCATGTGTTAGtgtactgacacacagacacgcacactgtAAGACACACTCGTGTGCCAGTACACTTACAGATGTACACACCCTCAAACACATTTATTGCCTCTACACTTGAGGGTGCAGACGCATGCAttagtgcatgcatgcacacacacagttatggtGTGAAGGCGCGTGCACCCCCACACATCCATACACTGCCTCATACGCCCCCTCACTCTGCCATGCTTTGTATCAGGCTAGACTCTAATGGTGAGCATTAATGACTTCTCCTGACACTTCACTATAGGGCTCTTGCTGCTGCCCGtcaataggagagagagagagggagagagagagggagggagagagagggggagagggagggagagagagggggagagggagggagggagagggggagagagagagagggagagggagggagagagagagagagagagggagagggagggggagagggagggagggagggagggagagagagagagagagggggagggagagagagagagagagagagagaggtgtagtAGTAGATGATTAATGAAGATCAGGAAGTGAGAGTATTTGGTCACTCGGTCGGAACAGACCGTTGATAGTTGAAGTTCCTTATGTTTAGTTTTGATGTGCAGGCCGGTGGGTTAGGTGAATAAAGGTGTGATTGTATGCATCGATTTACTGATCTCTCAGATGCTCATGGTGAGACTCTTTTAATGTTCCTGCTGCAAGGAATTGTGGGACGTCATTATCATATGGAATGCAGTGTTGCCTGTTGACCGCTGCCCAGGTCAAGCAGGCGTGAAGAGACCAGATGCCACATCCCTGATTTGGAATGATTGTGTAATCGTTTGTCCTCTCATTAGATGACACATAGATGATAGGCCTGTCCAGAACAGCTCCATCTTAAAGCGATGGGACACTGTGGCTTCTCATCCTCGTCCCTTCGCTCCATCCGTCATCCTCCCGGGTTCGGCTCATCTCTCGGGGGGCTGTGGGTAACTTGATGCAGGCCACTGATACACAGAGAAAAGCCCTACACAACTCCCTGTGAGACACTTACAcactggtgcgtgtgtgtgtccgtgtgcgtgcgtgtgtgtgtgtgtgtgtgtccgtgtgtgtgcgtgcgcgtgaaTGCGTTTGCGTGCTTGTGCCTTGATGGCTCTGTGGATATACCCACCGCCCGCTCCCAAAAACAATGTTCGCGAACACTGGATCGTCCCGCTAACGGGGTCGCCATGACCTTAACGAGGTTCCTGACCTCGCCGCGCGCTCCGTGTTAAACTACGCCACAGGCGGAGGACGACTGGGCCGAAAGGGTTGGTTGTGGCGAGGAACAGAATGCGGAAACGTTgcttcacttcctgtttcacTGTAAATGAAACTCTTGATGCAGTAGTGACAAGTCCTTTGATCTCTtgtcggggggagggggggggggggggggggggagtgtttcATAATTGCGGTTACAGAGGAACTACTGCTCGTGTTAGAACATGTTTAACGTTGCAATGTTGGTTGATTTGGACGCTGCATGATTGGAGTTCTTATCTCTGCCTGGATCAACTTCTTTCCTCAAAGCCCGCCCACATTCTCTTGGGGACCAATGGCTAGAAAAGCTTACACCAAGTGTGTCCTTGCTGGAGGTTGATGAAATCGATGTCGTCATGAAGTCATCCAATGTCATTCAGGTCTTTACTTTACTTGGTAGCAATGGTGTTCTGAACTTCAAAAAGTTAGGGGCACTAGCAAAAATGtaagaaaaacaaataacaaatgtttttattgattttgtTTTTAGTAAGCGTGCTTATTTTGAAGAACAAGTTGGATGTAAATACAGGGAAAGCAAACCTAGTCAGAAAAAAACTATTATAGAAATCCTTAAATGCTTAACTAAAGAGCATGAAACATAAATGTATGAGAATTATGCTTCCATTATATTCAAGATCAGAGCCCTCACTGTAATtctgcatattgtatatattcaCCAATAATTCCCTCACAGAATGGTATCATTCCCCCTCTGAAGTGAACACCCCTAATAACATGTAATTGATTAATTAATATGCAGATTAAGATAAATGTATCCATGCACATAATGAGTGTACTTCCTAGCAAATGTACAGAGAAAATGAAAAACACCTATTcataagcaacacacacacacacacacacacacacacacacacacacacacacacacacacacacacacacacacacacacacacacacacacacacacacacacacacacacacacacacacacagtactactTGAAGACATTTACCAAAACATTTACCCTGTCTCTCTGAATCATTCTCATTTAAAGATTGATTGACCACATCTGGATCAACATATTACCAGATATAACaatatgttttttgtgtgcttCCCTGGAATTTCCCTGAGTTTTTGGTTTCCCTACGTTTAAATTGTTTCAATATTGTTCATATATTGTCTGCCACCGTGGTAAAGCAAAGGCAAAAACGTGTATCTTCATGGAGCCTGAACCAATGGCGTTCGCCAGGGTGGCCCAATACTCTAGAGAGGGATCCCACTGGTGGTTCTTCTAGAGCACTGACATCACTACTCCCTGtattatttatcatttattCTGTACTTTATTCTGGTTTTGTTCTATTCTGTCGAGCAATTTGTATTCTGCTTTTGAAAGGTGCTTCACAAATTCATTTcagaataagaaaaaaaatagaaatgctaggAATGCCAGTAACAGGATCACTAGAAGGCATTGCTCCTCCGCCTGGTTCTGAGGAGGCAGCCTGTAGTTGTTGTCGCTTTGTGGATCGTACACTAATGATTGcaatacaaatgtttttttctgtgccAGCGATCTGCTGGCACTGCAAGGCGTATTCCTCTGGTTGATCACGATGAACAACAGCAGTCCGACACACGCCAGCTGGCCCCACCTGTTACTTATGATGCAAATGTTGTTGTAGTCGATGCCGCTCTCGAAGTCGCCTCCGATCTCTGACAGCCCGGAAGGACTTCTTCGGTCGACGGAGAAGACTCTGAGCTCCCTCAAGAGGTTCATGGTGATCTGGTAGGTGTGCTCTGGGTCATACAAAGTCCCCTGACCCTGACTGGCATGGTAGTGCTGTGTGATGTACACCCGGCCGATGGTGTTCTGGTAGGAGAATGTGAATATGATGCGAGCCCTGTTCAGTTCCTCATGCCCAAACAGATGCCCAAACAGGTCGTTATTGGTGAAATAAGAGGGCAAAGACCTCTGATTGTTGATATTGGGGTTGATGTTGCCGAGGGTGTAGTACCGCTGGCCGTTGGGCACGGGATCCAGGAAT
This Gadus macrocephalus chromosome 19, ASM3116895v1 DNA region includes the following protein-coding sequences:
- the LOC132447912 gene encoding uncharacterized protein LOC132447912, translated to MSESHLMGFLVLYLSILPTESTFGILKSIKDLKKIPFGQSVPKHSLVLLHWFANTIGFDNNDLIELTFEPRNGDYGTHHYGNFERFLDPVPNGQRYYTLGNINPNINNQRSLPSYFTNNDLFGHLFGHEELNRARIIFTFSYQNTIGRVYITQHYHASQGQGTLYDPEHTYQITMNLLRELRVFSVDRRSPSGLSEIGGDFESGIDYNNICIISNRWGQLACVGLLLFIVINQRNTPCSASRSLAQKKTFVLQSLVYDPQSDNNYRLPPQNQAEEQCLLVILLLAFLAFLFFFLF